A single Lolium perenne isolate Kyuss_39 chromosome 6, Kyuss_2.0, whole genome shotgun sequence DNA region contains:
- the LOC127305824 gene encoding DIS3-like exonuclease 2 translates to MTANGDHTAAALPIHATPPPPPQTDDEAERRRRRRPARRPKTPATPTPTPTSAPPQAVDLAASSGPRPSRSMPPPARPDLRPDARPDHAASGTRQSCPLLPTPSRAEPRGPVVGTAPGGAPRRLFFQPHWADHVVEDALKRGTVFTGKLRVNAHNRNEAYCTIDGIPVDILITGTAQNRAIEGDVVAITVDPVVYWTRMKGQNITSNPASGGVSVSREVSETNGNHSLKKGQADASCRFEKCSNGQPVPDRMHSQHKNSSFSQAVMCENGHAIVPENHEGLDEGNTESARALQRICSVICSHPSRRPTGKVVSVIKKSPRRGAVVGFLAPFSEFPDGEQRNQMNMQGSKRMNHIASSSLTGLVHLLPTDPKFPQMIVSVSTLPDSIRQRLKEGDIAIEKELVGAQIDDWNEESPYPWARVLQLFGKGGQVETHMDAILFENEICSTQFLSKSLACLPDMSWKIPQEELAARKDLRNVLTFTIDPPTASDLDDAISIETLSGGIVRIGVHIADVSYFVHPETALDAEAQMRSTSVYTLRRKVSMLPSRLSEELVSLNPGVDRLAFSVIWEIDPCGSIVNRWIGRTIIFSCCKLSYDLVQDLISSDANQLRSAAASLQVRGMLKQEDIIKSLRCLYEISKNLKDIRFKAGALSLDTSKPMILFDEDGAPCDSYRYKRNDACFIVEELMLLANMAAAEVISNAFPDCALLRKHPEPNPRKLREFEAFCAKNGFELDSSSSGQLHLSICRIKEELQDDPVLFDILMFYASKQMQSAEYFCTGDVISKDDWAHYALSVPLYTHFTSPLRRYPDIIVHRTLSAVLEAEQMYLKHREISTGRNGVKTKSCETVDRCFTGLQFSKDAAETKEGREALSAAAKKFMVPNSNCLGGAAEYCNERKWASRRAEEAGQKLYMWALLKRNETMVSNARVLGVGPRFMSVYVPKLSMERRIYYDEVEGLSTEWLEATGTLVLDACRNKPAQRRGSQFKCSRAIEEVAVVVNPSELMLSEDKDEPGAIEAGGPAAADSVLLSDDAVKADVAPAALPLVISYLSHIPVVLHAIGGEDSPVDIGVRLYISSYFK, encoded by the exons ATGACGGCCAACGGAGACCacaccgccgccgccctccccaTCCAcgccaccccaccgccgccgccccagaCGGACGACGAGGCCgagcggaggcgccgccgccgccccgcgcGCCGCCCCAAGACGCCCGcaacccccacccccacccccacctCCGCGCCACCACAGGCCGTCGACCTGGCCGCCTCATCCGGGCCGAGGCCCAGCAGATCGATGCCGCCGCCCGCGCGCCCCGACCTCCGCCCCGACGCCCGCCCCGACCACGCCGCCTCGGGGACGAGGCAGTCCTGCCCGCTGCTCCCCACGCCGTCCCGCGCCGAGCCGCGGGGCCCCGTGGTGGGGACCGCCCCGGGAGGAGCCCCGCGGAGGCTCTTCTTCCAGCCGCACTGGGCCGACCACGTCGTCGAGGACGCACTCAAG AGAGGGACCGTCTTCACGGGCAAGCTCCGCGTCAACGCTCACAACCGAAACGAG GCCTACTGCACTATCGATGGCATCCCCGTGGATATTCTCATTACAGGGACGGCGCAGAACCGAGCG ATTGAAGGTGATGTTGTCGCCATCACGGTGGATCCTGTTGTTTACTGGACTAGAATGAAAGGACAAAACATCACATCCAACCCTGCCTCTGGAGGAGTTTCTGTTTCTCGTGAAGTTAGTGAAACAAATGGGAATCAtagtttgaagaaaggacaggcAGATGCCAGCTGCAGGTTTGAAAAGTGCAGTAATGGCCAACCTGTTCCGGACAGGATGCATAGCCAGCACAAGAACAGTAGTTTTAGTCAAGCTGTTATGTGTGAAAATGGGCATGCTATTGTCCCAGAGAATCATGAAGGcttggatgaaggaaataccgAGTCTGCAAGAGCATTACAGAGGATATGTTCTGTGATATGCAGTCACCCAAGCAGACGCCCTACCGGGAAAGTTGTATCTGTCATAAAGAAGTCTCCTCGCCGTGGGGCTGTTGTAGGTTTCCTTGCTCCTTTCTCAGAATTCCCTGATGGAGAGCAGAGAAATCAGATGAATATGCAGGGTTCGAAGAGGATGAACCATATAGCATCATCGTCTCTGACAGGCTTGGTTCATCTCTTGCCTACTGATCCCAAGTTCCCTCAGATGATTGTTAGTGTTAGCACTTTACCAGATAGTATCAGACAGAGGCTGAAAGAAGGTGATATAGCTATTGAGAAGGAATTAGTTGGTGCACAGATTGATGATTGGAACGAGGAAAGTCCCTATCCCTGGGCTCGTGTTTTACAGTTGTTTGGAAAGGGTGGACAGGTTGAAACACACATGGATGCTATATTGTTTGAGAATGAGATATGTAGTACTCAATTTTTGTCTAAGTCCCTGGCATGTCTCCCTGACATGTCTTGGAAAATCCCACAGGAAGAACTTGCAGCAAGAAAGGATCTGAGAAATGTCCTGACCTTTACAATAGACCCTCCTACTGCGTCAGATCTTGATGACGCAATATCTATTGAGACACTTTCTGGAGGAATTGTCCGTATTGGGGTCCATATTGCAGATGTTTCTTACTTTGTTCATCCAGAGACGGCATTAGATGCTGAGGCCCAGATGCGATCTACTAGTGTTTACACCTTGCGCCGCAAAGTATCGATGCTGCCTTCAAGACTTTCAGAAGAACTTGTTTCACTTAATCCTGGGGTagacaggcttgccttttcagttATTTGGGAAATTGATCCTTGTGGGAGCATAGTTAATCGCTGGATTGGTCGTACCATTATCTTTTCATGCTGCAAGCTATCATATGATCTTGTGCAAGATCTGATTTCTAGTGATGCCAACCAGTTGAGATCTGCAGCTGCGTCTCTTCAAGTGCGTGGCATGCTTAAACAGGAGGATATTATAAAGTCCCTTAGATGCCTATATGAGATCTCGAAAAACCTGAAGGATATTAGATTCAAGGCTGGAGCTCTCTCTCTTGATACTTCAAAGCCTATGATCCTATTTGATGAAGATGGGGCTCCATGTGATAGTTATCGCTATAAAAGGAACGATGCATGTTTCATTGTTGAGGAGTTAATGTTGTTGGCGAATATGGCAGCTGCAGAAGTCATATCAAATGCATTCCCTGATTGCGCTCTACTTCGTAAGCACCCTGAACCTAATCCACGGAAGCTCAGGGAGTTTGAGGCATTTTGTGCTAAAAATGGTTTTGAGTTGGATTCTTCATCATCTGGTCAGCTTCATCTTTCAATTTGTAGAATAAAGGAAGAGTTGCAAGATGATCCTGTTCTGTTCGATATTCTCATGTTTTATGCATCAAAGCAAATGCAGTCAGCAGAATACTTTTGCACAGGGGATGTGATAAGCAAGGATGATTGGGCCCATTATGCTCTATCTGTCCCTTTGTATACACACTTTACTTCACCACTTCGAAGATATCCTGATATAATTGTTCACAGGACACTGAGTGCAGTGCTTGAAGCTGAACAGATGTATCTGAAGCATAGGGAAATTTCCACTGGGCGGAATGGAGTCAAAACTAAATCTTGTGAAACAGTGGATAGATGCTTTACAGGCCTCCAGTTTAGTAAGGATGCTGCTGAAACCAAAGAAGGGAGAGAAGCACTGTCTGCCGCAGCTAAGAAGTTTATGGTCCCTAACTCTAATTGTCTTGGGGGTGCTGCTGAATACTGTAATGAAAGGAAATGGGCCAGTCGTCGTGCAGAAGAAGCTGGACAGAAGCTCTACATGTGGGCTCTGCTAAAGAGAAATGAG ACCATGGTCTCCAATGCTAGAGTTTTGGGGGTTGGACCAAGGTTCATGTCAGTTTATGTGCCCAAGCTTTCG ATGGAACGAAGGATATACTATGATGAAGTTGAGGGATTATCTACTGAATGGCTGGAAGCAACTGGAACTTTAGTGCTCGATGCATGCAGGAACAAGCCTGCCCAAAGGAGAGGAAGCCAGTTCAAATGTAGTAGAGCAATTGAGGAAGTCGCAGTGGTGGTGAACCCATCCGAATTAATGTTATCTGAAGACAAAGATGAACCAGGAGCGATAGAGGCTGGTGGTCCTGCTGCTGCCGATTCAGTTTTGCTGAGCGATGACGCAGTGAAAGCTGATGTTGCCCCAGCCGCTCTGCCCCTGGTGATAAGCTACCTGAGCCACATCCCGGTGGTTCTTCATGCAATTGGTGGTGAGGATAGTCCGGTCGACATTGGAGTAAGATTATACATTTCATCATACTTCAAGTGA